Proteins encoded in a region of the Bactrocera tryoni isolate S06 chromosome 4, CSIRO_BtryS06_freeze2, whole genome shotgun sequence genome:
- the LOC120774404 gene encoding dnaJ homolog subfamily C member 25 homolog codes for MRLAQYICFVAISLAMVPACLGLLDGIYCGREDCYDVLGVTRQSTKSEIGKAYRLLARKHHPDMHRGVEAKAEAEIKFKLVATAYEILRDDDSRRDYDYMLDHPEEYYSHYYRYYRRRVAPKVDVRIVIVATLTIVSIIQYYSGLQRYDSAIKYLATVPKYRNQAIEIAKDEIEKISNRKGKNRMSKTDQREEIERIVRKVIEEKMDVRGGYAKPSIYDILWVQLLICPYTLLSFLVWNAKWIWKFTLRKQPYGRDEKLYLIRRYMKMGENQFNGLEDHQIEEYLRLELWEKDKFEEWHEEQEEEMKKKLAENPRYKSYRRYMKNHGPGRMTFED; via the coding sequence ATGCGATTAGCCCAATATATTTGTTTCGTGGCTATTTCCTTAGCCATGGTGCCAGCATGTCTAGGACTTTTGGATGGTATCTACTGCGGCAGGGAAGATTGTTATGATGTCTTGGGTGTAACTCGTCAATCCACCAAATCCGAAATAGGAAAAGCGTATCGATTGTTAGCTCGAAAACACCATCCTGACATGCATCGGGGTGTTGAAGCAAAAGCGGAGGCAGAGATAAAATTCAAGTTGGTTGCCACTGCGTATGAAATCCTGCGAGACGATGATTCACGAAGAGATTATGACTATATGTTAGACCACCCAGAGGAATACTATTCACACTACTATCGCTACTATAGAAGACGTGTTGCGCCAAAAGTCGACGTTCGCATCGTCATTGTTGCAACTCTTACAATAGTTTCCATCATTCAGTACTACTCGGGACTACAGCGTTATGATAGCgctataaaatatttggcaaCTGTGCCAAAATATCGAAATCAGGCAATAGAAATTGCCAAAGACGAgattgaaaaaataagtaatcGTAAGGGTAAGAATCGGATGTCAAAGACAGATCAACGCGAAGAAATTGAACGCATTGTGCGCAAAGTTATAGAGGAAAAAATGGATGTTAGGGGCGGCTATGCCAAACCTTCAATATATGACATACTGTGGgttcagttgttgatttgcccaTACACATTGCTTAGTTTCTTAGTTTGGAATGCGAAATGGATTTGGAAATTCACGTTAAGGAAGCAGCCGTACGGACGAGATGAAAAGCTTTATTTGATAAGGCGTTATATGAAAATGGGTGAGAACCAATTTAATGGATTAGAAGATCATCAAATTGAAGAATATTTGCGGTTAGAGTTGTGGGAAAAAGATAAATTTGAAGAATGGCATGAAGAGCAGGAAGAGGAGATGAAAAAGAAATTGGCTGAGAACCCACGATACAAATCTTACCGACGATATATGAAAAACCATGGCCCAGGAAGAATGACATTTGAGGATTAA
- the LOC120774403 gene encoding zinc finger protein 577 — MAVVVDLKFACIICLQDDGGELISVFSGDKESTTQSEPESSLSIAEKISLCSVLNLSNISIKVSNKICNRCLDDLSVAWRFWKNCETTNSLFRSIQQEENGDVSLVNCEVDCDKMKLPTSMKTQPAHSDIKSYIDTAEVDGEQSDDIDPNEAEKSEDDLDSISGFGIVEYIDEDEQKQSDESTDYFNCIREESLEANEDFKVIQKQSNIEKVSNLETQNKINTTEYGLKFEAEIKEEFSEDGVEDDSIGFISKQTEDDFSNSENNIISSYNKSKTNAEKKLPFKKKLSYKKLSTPTEAKYNYPQKLSHKSKTFHASIKICEICGNIYKYQHALNAHMRRHNNDRQFGCELCDKAFVSNVELKRHMRVHTGQKPYPCSFCERRFSDFGSRSKHERTHTGERPYRCTTCNKSFAYPHVLTVHLRTHTGEKKFQCTRCGRGFTKKVYLLAHIENHTRCENMSLITRMNDNESVVSMKSDSDTTQQQGIIAIKTVALEECIFTTELVSDSGNLTNGDDDISRCTMELEDAIDEEHLEDDNNVEYILGNTQQLKCVTN; from the exons ATGGCAGTTGTGGTCGATTTAAAGTTCGCTTGCATTATTTGCCTTCAAGACGATGGAGGTGAATTGATATCTGTCTTCTCTGGGGATAAGGAGAGTACTACTCAGTCGGAGCCAGAGTCAAGTTTATCAATTGCCGAAAAGATTTCATTATGTTCAgtattaaatttgtcaaatataagtattaaagtttcaaacaaaatatgtaaTCGCTGTTTGGATGATCTTTCTGTCGCTTGGCGCTTCTGGAAAAATTGTGAAACCACTAATTCCCTCTTCAGATCCATACAACAAGAAGAAAATGGAGATGTCTCTTTGGTCAATTGTGAAGTCGATTGTGACAAAATGAAACTTCCTACTTCTATGAAAACACAACCAGCCCATTCTGACATTAAATCATATATCGATACTGCTGAAGTAGATGGAGAACAATCTGACGACATTGATCCAAACGAAGCAGAAAAATCTGAAGATGACTTGGATTCCATTTCGGGTTTCGGAATAGTAGAATATATTGATGAAGATGAGCAAAAACAGTCTGATGAAAGCACGGATTATTTTAACTGTATTCGGGAAGAAAGTCTTGAAGCGAATGAGGATTTTAAAGTAATTCAAAAACAATCTAATATAGAAAAAGTAAGTAACTTGGAgacacaaaataaaatcaatactACAGAATATGGATTGAAATTTGAAgctgaaataaaagaagaattctCAGAAGATGGCGTCGAGGATGATAGTATAGGTTTTATAAGTAAACAAACGGAAGATGACTTTTCGAACagcgaaaataatataatttcatcctacaataaatcaaaaactaatgctgaaaaaaaattaccatttaaaaagaaattgagttataaaaaattatccaCTCCGACTGAGGCAAAGTACAATTATCCTCAAAAGTTATCGCATAAAAGCAAAACGTTTCATGCTTCTATCAAGATTTGTGAAATCTGTGGAAACATTTACAAGTACCAACACGCATTAAACGCTCATATGCGCAGACATAACAACGACCGGCAATTCGGTTGTGAACTTTGCGACAAGGCATTTGTTTCGAATGTAGAGCTTAAACGACATATGCGTGTGCATACGGGTCAAAAGCCATATCCTTGCTCTTTTTGTGAAAGACGTTTTTCCGACTTTGGGTCGCGAAGTAAACACGAACGTACACATACAGGTGAAAGGCCATATCGTTGCACAACCTGCAATAAGTCCTTTGCATATCCACATGTTCTGACCGTACATTTGCGAACACATACTGGAGAGAAAAAATTCCAATGTACACGATGTGGTAGAGGCTTCACAAAGAAAGTGTACCTCTTAGCTCACATAGAAAACCATACACGCTGTGAAAACATGTCATTAATTACACGAATGAATGATAATGAATCTGTCGTTAGTATGAAATCTGATTCGGATACAACGCAGCAACAAGgaattattgcaataaaaacagTGGCCTTAGAGGAATGCATCTTTACCACAGAATTAGTAAGTGATAGTGGAAATTTAACCAACGGAGACGATGACATAAGCCGTTGTACCATGGAACTGGAAGATGCGATCGACGAGGAACACTTAGAAGATGATAATAATGTCGAATACATTTTGGGA AACACTCAACAGCTCAAATGTGTAACTAATTAA